The nucleotide sequence GTGATCAACGCAAAAAAAGTGAGTGTTTTAACAATGTGTTGTTTATAAAATAAGCTTAGATAGGCGACAGCAAAAAGTAAAATACCGAGTAGGGCGACTACGCCTCCTTCTATTCCCCAGAGTAATATTTCGTTGTGTGGATGAGCTAGGTTGTTAATTGGCATTGGTGTCTCGCTATTAGCTCTAGCTTTTGCTAAATGATATTCTCGATAGGTCTTTTCAAAATTACCATAGCCATAACCGCCAATTGGGTTTTGTTTAATTAACTCAAAACCAATGCCAATTATGTCAGTGCGCACGTCTTCGGTTTCAAATAGTGGTTTAATCTTCGCAGGATCTTGTATCGGCTCTGGTTTGGCCAAAGCGCCGACAGTTGAACCAACAATCAACAACAAAGCAGCTAAGAAAATAGTTTTAGAGCGATTTGCGAGTAAATAAGGAGTTAGCATAATAAGGGCGATAATTAGCCCATAAATACCTGTTTTTGATTGAATATAACAAAGGATAAAACTTGCTAAAGGTATGGTAATTAAAATTATTAACTGCCACGACAATTTACGTTTAAACAAACGGTTCGATATAAATTTACGCTGCGCCAATAAATAAAAGCTCAGAACTATGCCGGTTGTCATAAAAGATGACATCACATTGGTTTGTTGAAATACACCACTTGGATTCTTAATCGCAGGAATAAAAGGTAGTGAGCGCACTAAATCAGGAATATAAAGTTGAAAAATACCGCTAAGGGCCTCAATTAATACGCCAATAATTACTATTGCTAGCATCGTTTGTCTTTGCACTTTACCAATTTCAAATTGCGCAATAGCCAAAAGACACAATAAACCTGTTGCTAATCCAATTAATCGTGGGATTGCATACTCAGAAAATGGGCTACCAAAAGACAGCGGAAGAATAAGGAGTGCTAGTGCTGCACCGCTAATGACGTGGAACGTGCTGTAGTAGAGTTTTTTATTTAGCGTTACTTGCCAAAGTCCTAATCCTATGAAAATTGACATAAATAGCCATGTCATCACGTTAAAGGCAAAATATAAACCAGAGCCTCCAGGGTTAGGCATAAAAAAATGCATGCCTAACGTAAATAGTAAGACTAATGATATTTTGAAGTAGTTAAAGAGATTGAAATTGGTTGTCATCATCACGCCAAAAGTAAGATTACATATTGCAATCATTGTTTTTTAATCAATATGTTATAGTCTTAATAATATGATCTATATTGGTGTAAGATGCTAATTTATTAGCGAGTTTTTTTGACTGTTAAGGTGTCGTTTGAAAGTAAATATAAGCAGCGTTGGAAAAACGTCTGGCGTAACATTAATTGAACTAGTTGTGGTGATCTTGATAGTCACCATTCTAGCCGTCACTGTAGCGCCACGATTTATAGGAGTCAGTAGCTTTGATGCCTATGTATACCGAGATCAAATGATTTCTAGTTTGCGCTTAATTCAGCAGCAAGCAATGCAGCAAACAGATGCGAATTCTTGTCATCAAATTCTTTTAACTAATCAAGGCTACGGCCAGTCAAATAATTGCAGTGTACCGTCTCTTGTGCCCGATTGGGATAGCAATAATTTAGGCTTTGCAATTCCTGCCGACTCTACGGTGACTATTAGGTCATTATCGACCAATACATTTACTTTTAATTCGTTAGGCACAGCTGAAGAGTGCACAGGATTTGGTTCACGTATTTGTATTATCGAATTTGCTAACGGCAATGACAGCGCATCAATTTGTATTGAAGCGCAGGGATATATTCATGATTGTTAATCTTAGAAAACAGCATGGATTTACGTTAATAGAGCTCATTATCGGAATGACCATGATGGTTATTGGTATTGGCTTCATTATGGCGGCTATGCTTCCGCGCGAGCAGCAAAGCGCTGATCAAATTCATTTAATTCGAGCGGCTGAATTGGGTCAAAGTTTGATGAATGAAATTACTTCAAAGGCATTTGATCAAAACAGTGACTTATCGGGAGGGGTATTACGGTGCAATGAAACAGGATGGCAAGCGTGTACAGCGTCTGCCAACTTAGGTAATGAGAGTGAAGAACGGACAAGCTACAATGATGTCGATGATTTTAATGGATTAAGTAATTTTGAAGATGCACTAGGTAGCAACATAAGTGGTTTATATGTGGGGTTTAGTGTCAATGTCCAAGTTTTCTATGACAATAATTATGATGGAATATCTGATGTTTACTTGGCTGATGGCAGCGAAGAAAATAGCTCTCTAGCCAAATTGATTTCAATTACGGTAACTACTCCACTAGGCACCTCAATTACATTTGCGAATTATAAAGCGAATTTCGAATGATAGGATTAATTAAAAATAATTTTAGAGTTCCCCACTATGGCCCATTGTCTAGAAAAACTAGTGGTTTTACTTTACTGGAACTAGTGTTGGTTATTGCTATTTTAGGAATTATCTCGGTAGGTTTTATTGGCTTTATTAACATAGGCTCTAACGTCTATAAAAATGTGTCATCTCGAGATTTGTTAATAAGCGATGCACGCTTTGCGGTTGAGCGATTGAATCGTGAATTGAGAAATGCATTACCCAATTCAATTCGAATTATCGACAATAACGGTGATACTCAATGTCTAGAATTTGTCCCTGTACTGGTAAATAGCATCTATCTCGAAATTCCTATATTTCCTATAACGGCTGGCACTGTTGATATTGTTCAGCCAAGTATTGATTATACACCTACTTTTAACACTAAAGATCGAGTTGTTGTTTATCCAATCAGTGCTCATGATGCCTATGACCATGCAAATATTAGTAAATCGGTAAAACTTACAACGATTGATAAAGATGCAACAACACGTTGGACAATTAATTTAGCGGAAAGCGATTTTTCTTTTGAAGTAGAGTCTCCCAATCAGCGATTGTTTATCGTTTCGCAACCTGTAAGCTATTGTGTCTCAGCCGGTGAATTGCGACGCAGCGAAGGCTATGGTTATAACCCTGCGCCTACTATCATTAATGGTGGTGTGCTTATGGCTGAACATATAGATCTATCGGAAGGTTACCCTTTTGCATTTGATGCGAAGTTACAAAGTGATGCCATCGTACAAGTTAACTTAAAGTTTACTCAGAATAATGAAAGTGTATTTTTTTCAAATGGAGTACATATCACTAATGTCCCATAACAAAGCTTTTAGTCGAAATAGATCTTACAAGTCACGTTGCTTGCAAAGTGGTGCAAGTTTAATTATGGCTATCTTTATGATTATTATTTTTAGTTTGATGGCCGCTGTTATGGTAAAGATGATGCGCGCTTCTAGCGAAAATATAAGCTATGAAGTTATTGGTACTAGAGCATACGCAGCAGCAGGCGTCGGTAATCAATGGGCTTTGCAGATATTATTTCCACTTAACTCCTCCGCGGCAAGTTGCGCAGATGTAACATCAGCGACGCTGCCTAATATATCGAATACTCAAGGGCTTTTAAATTGCAGAATCGATAATATCGAATGCAGCAGTTTTGTAGAGTCGGGAGTCAGTTATTATACTGTAACGTCGACCGGAGTATGTGATATAGGAAATGTAAGTACGTCGAGAACATTGCAAATCGATGCAAGGAGCCTGTAGATGTACTATTGGTTAAACAAAGTATTATTAGTAACTATTGTATTTACTGTATTTTTCCCCTTCAAAAGTGTCGCTGAGCAACAATGTTCTGCTGCGATAGGCCAAGTTACTATCAATGAAGTTTATGATGCATCAGGTAATTCTGATATTAATTTTATTGAGGTTAAAATCCTAACTGAAATAATCTCTACGGTAGATATATCTTCATATACCTTATCACTTTCAAATACCAACATTGGTAATGTTGATCCTATGATTATCAGTTTGAGTGATGCAATCGCCTGTACTGATTGCCCTTGGTTTTATACCACCGAAAACAACGGAAATATGGCAAAAATTGTTTTTGATGCTGATGGTTTTGATATGTTATTGCTCGATGGCGACAATAATATAGTTGATTATTTAACCGTCAATGGATACGCAGAACAAAGCAATAATTGCGAGTTTCCATACCCTACAGAAGCGTTTATTGATGGCAATGGTAATAAAATAAAATCAATTCATCGAATTGGTGATGGCACTGGTGATTGGCAACAAGTTGAAAGTAATTCCTCGCAAACCCCTGGTGATGGGAATGATGATTCATCTTTTCCTTATATTGTTGTTGATGATGTCACAGTAACTCAAGGTACAGTTGCGACCCTTACTGTTAGGTTGGAAGATATACCTAATAACTTTGATCAGATTATAAGTTTTAATTTTACAACCGTTGACGGCAGTGCATTAGCCGATGAACATTATGACACTGTCATTGAAGCATATAATTTAGACCCCGATGCAGGGCAAACCTCACTTGAGATAGAGATTCCAACTGTTCTCATCCCTGATCAGGTCACTCGAGAGTTTTATGGCGTTATTTTTTCTGGAAGCGCAGTAAATATAAGAGATGGTGAGGCAACAATAACAATTGACCCAGCAGAAACATTTGACCATTTTGAAATTTCTCACAATGGCAATGGCTCCACCTGTACGGCAGAGTTTGTCACGATTAAAGCTTGTAAGAATGAGGCTTGTGATGAGTTATATACGGATGAGTTGAAATTTGATTTTCAAGTTAATGGTATAACCAAGTCAACTTTGACTATGGCAGAAGGTGAAATACTCACTAGTTTTAGTCATGGTTATATTGGTGATGCTCTGCTAGCAATTGCAAACCCAACAACGCCATCTGCTAATGGCACAATTTGTGATGCGAATGGCGTTGATAATTGTGTTATAACCTTTTCTGACGCAGAGTGTTTATCATGTCAAACTGGGTGGCAAGATGGCGCGACTAGTTTTGGCAATCAAGATGATGGCGTGGATTTTGGTGAAGATACACAAATCATTAACAACCCTGACAATATTTTGGCTGCGGCTAGTGTGAAAGTTGATGATAAATCGACGTTGTTATCATGTGAAGATGAACACTGTACAGCAGTAGGTGAACCTGCCGGAAAACCGGTTCTTGGTTCTTTTTTAGAAACTGTCAATCCACAAACTGAAGCGGTTGTAATAAATAAAGGTGAACAGGGCTTAGTCGGTAATGAAAACGTAAATCATTATAGTGAAATTGAAGTATTAGATGATGGTTACTTAAATTTTAGTAATGCATATTCCGAGTATCGAATAGACACATTGAAATTGCATCAAACGGTGACTTTAAATTTAGCTCCGGGTGATTATTGGATAAAAAACTTTTTGACAAAAAAAGGTAATGATAATTTACCTCAAGATGCAGAAAACTTAATTATAAACGTAGTTGGCGATGGTCTAGTTCGTATGTTTTTTACAGGGCATATCGACTTTTTTGATAATAATCGTATTAATGTTGGCGGAGATCCTGCTAATTTTTGGTTAGTGAGCTATGACCAAATACATATCAAAGAGAAAGCACAAATTTATGCTCTTATGTATGGGGAAGATGATTTCCATATAAAGGCCGATTCAATCTTAGTCGGTGCTATAAGCGCTGAAAAGGTTAAAGTAGAAGAAGACTCTCAAATAGTTTATGGCTGTGATTATAATCCGCCAATAGAGATCCCAGACGAATTGTGTGACGTAACCTTTATTGACGGTGCTACTAATCATGATCCATTAGGTCATATTACCTTTGAAGAGTTTTCGCAAATTACGAATAACCCTGACACCGCTCTTGCTTCAGTAACCGTTAATAATCCAGACTTTGATTTGTTTACAGACACTTGTGAAACTGCTCCTTGTGAAGCTAACGGTGTACCTAGTAAAGAGTTTGACCCTGGGGTGTTCAAATCTACTAATAGTTCCCTGAGCATTACAATCAATGGCAATGGTAATATTGGAGACGCCGGTGAGAATGAGTTTTCACAGGTGCAAGTTAATGAAAATTCAACCGCCTCGTTCACCAATAATTATAATCATTATCGTATAACCACAATGCAAATAGAGGCTAACAGTAATGTTGTTTTTGCAGCAGGTGATTATTGGATAGATACGTTAGTAATAGCAGAAGATGTTACTTTTGAATTGCAAGGTACTGTACGTTTATTTATTAACTCAGACGTTAACTTTTCTTCAGGTGATACTCTAAATAATTTAGGCGAACCAGAAGATTTATTTATTTTTGCATACAACAATATCAATTTAGCAGATGCTCCTGTACTTACACCTTATAAAAATGTGGAAATTAATGCTCATATTTATAGTCAAAATGATGTCGTCATAGGGAATAGAGGCTATATCAATGGTGCGATCGCTGCCGCGAACGTTTATGCATCGTATTTAAGTGAAATAGATTATCAATGTGAACTTGGCGTAGAGCCACCTGTTGAGCCGCCTGATCTAATGTGTGCTGCACCTTTTGTAGATGGCGCCACAAGTTTTAGTACTATTTCAGATGATAAGAAACCGAATATAAAATTTGGTAACAATGCTAAAATTTTACATAATCCAGATACCGTTCTAGAGTCTATTACCGTGGACTCTGATAGTGATGGCTTGTCTTGTATCGAGCCCGCGTTCGATCCTAGCCAAAATGCAGATTGTAGCGCAAGCGGTGCAGCAATTGCTCCGTTATCCCTTGACCCATTCTTAGAGTCTGAAAGTGCAGTCGACGAAATTGTCGAAGAAAATACCACTGTTGTTTTAGGGCCAGACGAAAATCAATTTGATTTTATTGAAGTAAAATCAAATGCTGTGCTCGAATTTTCCCCGAATACACTTGAATATCGTATTAATGAACTTAAATTGAAAGATAGTGCTACTGTGCGATTTGCACCAGGAGACTATTGGATAGGTAGTCTTGATACTGATGATACTGAGCATCATTTTGAAATTGTAGGTGAGGGCAAGGTTCGATTTTTTGTTGATGGTCACAGTGACATAAGAGATAACAGCACCTTTAATGACGGTGGCAATCCAGGAGATTTCCTGATTATTTCATACGACAAATTTCATGTGAAAAAGAACGTAGCGATTTCTGCTCTAATATACTCTGTAGGTGATTTTCATATCGAAAGTGGTTCTGTTTTATATGGAGCTGTATCGTCTGCGAAAATCGATCTAAAGGACAACTCAACCATTGAGTTTTCATGCATAACGGGTGAGCCGCCTGAACCTGTTTATCAAATAATCCATGATGGCGAAGGGTTAACATGTCAATACGAACCTATTGTTATAAAAGCATGTGCTGATAGTAGCTGCGATATGATTGATAATTCAATCAATACCAGTGTTGTTCTAGCTGTAAATGGTGATGTTGAAGCGACGATTAATATTGTTAATGGGGTAAGCGTAAATGCAAGCTTTACTCACGTCGAACCAACAACGGCAAGCTTATCACTCGTCGGTAGCGATTACCTCTGTCAAAATTTAGGTGATGATAATGAAAGCTGTGATCTTACATTTGCTGATGCTGGATTTATATTAGACGTACAGGATAACGTGTCATGCTCTAGTCAGCCGGTCACCATCAAAGCAGTTAAGAAAGATGAAAGTAGTTTGCAATGTGTCGGCGCATTTACTGGCCCGAAAAACGTAAATTTCAGTTTTGATTACTCGTTGCCTAATACTGGTACCCAAGTTCCTTATATTGATGGTGTGGCTATGAATGCCGCTGGCGTAGATAAGTCATACTTATTAATGTTTGACGAAAATGCGGAAGCGGTAATCAATGACTTTAGTTATAACGACGCTGGTCGAATTAACCTCAGAGCTAATTTCACTGAAAATACTGGCGATTTTGAACAGCTATATTTAGAAGGGGTGACTAATGTTCTACATTATCCGGCCAAACTTGTCGCTAGCGCGAATAAGAACTTACCGAACTCGCCTTTATTAGATGGTAGTGAAATTGAAAAAGCGGGTATTGATTTTAATATTTCTTTAAGTGCTCAATGTGAAACCGGTGAAATAACACCTAATTATCAGCCAGATCATAATCAGAGTATTGAATTTAAGGTCACAAGAGCTGCGCCAATTGATCCCGTTTTAGGCGGTAATGGCACGCTATCAGCCTTTAATGCGAGTTACCTAGCTGCAATAAATGGAAGCTTTGTTACAGCATTTATTGAACCGCAAGCATTTGTTGAAGGTGTAACATTTGACGACCAAAGTAGCTATTCTGAAGTAGGGTTAATTAATTTAGAGGCGCGAGATAGTGATTATAGCGGTTATGTTATCAATAGCGCTTCAAATACAATCGGCAGATTTACTCCGCACCATTTTAAACAAACGATTATTGAAAATGGCGATTTAGGCAGTCAGTGTGGAACATTTGCTTATACTGGAGAAACGATTGGCATCGCTAACGACATTGGCGCTATTTCTTATGATATTGCACCAGAGCTATTAATCACACCTTACAATGCCAGTGGTGAGATAACTAAGAACTATATCCAAGGCTTTATGAAACTGTCAGCACAAAGTGTATCTAGAACAAGCCCTACTGTTGATTATCAACAGCTTGGCGTAGACGACTCCCCGCTTACGGTAGTGGCAAATATCGAATTTGGCGAAGTTGACCCTATGACTGAGGCTGAGCAATCTGGCCAAGTTATATATCGTTTTAGCGCGCTTGATAACTATTTGTATGAAAGAAATCTTAACGCTTTGATCGCGCCATTTACTGGGCAATTAGAAGTTATCATCGATGAAATCGTCGACTTTGATGGTATTTCAGCACGCAACACAAATGATAATGGCGAAGAAATTAACAATGTTGAGCATCCTGTTGCCGGTCAAATAGATATAAAATTCGGCCGATGGTTTATTCATGACACTTTTGGACCTGAAGATGCGGAGATTCAACAAATTGCGCAAGTTGAACATTTCGATGGGACAAAGTTCATTATAAATACTGAAGATAACTGTACGATTTATGATATTGAGCAATTTGTCTTAAGTGAATTAGACTCTTTAACACCTTCAGATGTCGCCAAGTTTGATACAGAGCCAACGAATAGCACATTTAAAAATGGTGAAGTATTATCAATTATGCTTGATTCAATCGATGATGAAACGGGGCAAATTGGCGTTACCTATGAGGTACCGCAATGGTTGAAATTTGGTTGGCAAGATAATTCAATGCTCGATGAAAATCCGTTTGGAATTGCAACCTTCGGTGTTTTCGATCAAACAGGCGATAGAGTTATTGGTGAAAAAGAAATCGATAAGTAATTAAATAATTGAAATTTATGTGCTTATTGTAATTGCTGTCGAATAGTTTTATCTAATAAGAATACATGTTATAAACTCAATACAATAAAAATATACCATTGCAGTATTGAGGCTCAGTTGTCTTTACCTTCTATTGTTTTATTTCATCATGTACTAGTCCGGAATTTGACCGTTTTACTGTGCTGCTTATTATGCATTTCTAGCGCCGTTGCTGAAGATTCTTTACTTAACGGCCGTGTTTTAATTAATGAAATTTATGAGCATCAAAGTGATGGTTTTGTTGAGTTAAAAATTAATAACAATAGCGATTTCAATGCGTATTTATATATTGAAATTTGCTCTGGAAATAATGCTAGTCCTTGTTCGTCAAAGCAAATTTTTGATGATTCTAGTTTTACCTACCCTAACATTGATGTTACCGGCAGTGTGGCTGACTTTATTGATATGAAGGAAGGCTTTGTCATCACTTTGTATGATCAATTTGATAATGTAGTTGATCGTATAATTAGCAATAGTTACAGCTACATTGGAATGCCAAGTTACTCTGAAACGAGTAATATAAGCACTAAAAATGGCGACAAAGTCATCCGCCGATTACCCGATGGCAGTAAGCAGATTGCCAGTGGAATCGACATCGATGTTGATGTTATCTCATCTAATGCAGAAAAAAAACAAACCCGCGGTAAAAGTAATAACGGCAATCCAGATATTGCTAGATTGTTGCTGACATTTTCACAACAATCGTTAACCTGTGAACCTCTCGATGTTACTGTTCAAGCTTGTATTGATAGTAATGATTGTTCTTCTTTTGTTGCCATAGATAGCAATACAGGCATACAAATATCTGCAGACGGAAAGGTGTTCGATGTTGAAATAGATAGCAACGGTGTTGGTCATGCTCAAATTTTTCATAATCAAGCCGAAACCGTCCAATTGAGTACACCAGCCTATGCTTATGAATGTTCACCGAGTGGATGTTTTACGGAGTTTAAAAAATCAATTTTGCAATTAAGCCCAGTGACAGATACAACTAATGGATTTAGTGTATGTGGAGCGCCTAGAAATTTTGTACTGCAAGCTAAGCAAAGTGATGAGAATAATCAATGTCTCACTTTGTTTGCAAATGAAAGTGAAGAAGTCTCCTTTATTTCGAGCAATAGTGAACTCCTGATTAACGGTAGTCCGGTAAGTGAACAGCCGTTACTTTTGAACTTTGATGAGTTTGGCTATGCGAATTTGCAGTTACAATTAGACGATTCTGGCATAGTTGACTTGCAAAGTTCAGTGCTTTTATCTTTGCCAGGTGCTGGTGATTTGAGTTTGCTTGGTGCCTCAACATTAGGGTTTTACCCACAACAATTGGCCATTAACGCAAACCATAGCGATGGCACGGCTATTACAACTGAAAGCCCTGAAATTGCAGCGAAAGAGTTCAATTTCAATATAGATGCAATGTGCGCAAATGATGTAATTTCTAAATCTTATGTTGCTAGCAATGACGACTTGTTATTTACATTGGAACACGGTGACAATGTTCAATATTTAGGTGAATTCAATTTACCAGAAACCGGTGCAACAAATAAAATCAGCGATACGTCAGCTACCTTACTCAACACTAAGTTAGCGGCTGGCCGTTATGAAAATAAATTTGCTACTTATACCGAGTCTGGTGAATTAAAAATTACAGTTGAAGATAACTATTTTGGCCAAAAAGTTACTGGCAGCACGGTTATTTCGAAATTTATTCCTGAACATTTTGAATTGTCAGTAGAGGATTCTGGGAGTTATGCTTCGGCGAGCTGCGACAGCTTTAGTTATATAGGAAAGCAGTTTAATGGTGGTGGTGACATCATATACAATATGGTACCTGTTTTGGCGATAACGCCTTATTCGGCGATACACTCAGGTACAAAAACGATAACCAAAAATTATTCTTTTCAAAATACGATTGGACCTTTCAACATAACAAGACAGGCGTTGAATGACACTGTATTTGGGAGTAATGGAGCGTTGCCGTTAGAAGTTCAGGCCAGTTTGTATAGTAGTAACCATACCAGTACAGATATAAATAAACCTGGTGTCGTCTATTATCATTTAAGTATGGCAGATCATTTTTACTATAAACGCAGTAACAATAGCATGGTTGCCCCTTTTCTATCTGATATAGTGGTACAGATTAATGGTTTATCTGATGCTGACGGCGTTAATTGGCAGGCTTGTGATCCATCTGACGCTAACTGCATATGCTCAAATACATCATGTGAGCTTGATATTAACCCAACTCCTATCATAGTGAGCTTTGGACGTGCACACGTATTTGATACATTTGGCCCGGCAACTCAAAATCTACAACAGATAATACAGATACAATCATTTAATGGTAGTGCATTTAGCACTGTTACTAATGATAATTGCACTAGCTTTTTGGCTAGCGACATTAATTTATATGAGATTGATGAATTTATATTTAATACCGACGCTATCGTCAACAATAATGTAAATGTGGTTACGTTCAATAATGGCTCGGTCAACCATTTACAATTACCCGCGCCAAATAAGCAAGGACGAGTAGGCGTCATTTACCAATCACCTAGTTGGTTTCAATTTAATTGGTCAGGTGGTGCTAACTTTGATGAGAACCCTTTTGGTATAGCAACTTTCGGTGTGTTTAATCCACATCATCAACGTATAATTAACAGTAGAGAAGTTGAAAAAAATTAAAATTAGCGACGTTAAAACAACCTGACTAAAGATAATAAGCTTTGGAAATGGAGTGAAACACAAAAAAATTAATATTTTTAGTTATTTTTACAACTTTTGTCGTTTATTTTGGTCTTATGTGGGGTATCATTAACCAATATTAGAATAAAAAGTTGTCATTGGATTTATTTCTTTTTGGCAACCCTATATGCTCAATGCGCAGAGCTGAATAACCAAAGGAATAATCCCTACCATGTTTAAGATCTTACGTGGAATGTTCTCAAACGATTTATCTATCGATTTGGGAACAGCGAACACATTAATTTATGTAAAAGATCAAGGCATTGTCCTTGATGAACCATCGGTTGTGGCAATTCGCCAAGATCGAGCGGGTGGCAATAAAAGTGTCGCTGCAGTAGGTACTGCTGCGAAACAAATGCTAGGTCGTACTCCTGGTAACATTGAAGCGATACGCCCAATGAAAGATGGTGTGATCGCAAACTTTTTTGTTACCGAAAAAATGCTTCAGCATTTTATCAAACAAGTTCATTCAAATAATTTCCTACGCCCAAGTCCTCGTGTATTAGTATGTGTTCCTTGTGGTTCAACTCAAGTTGAGCGTCGTGCGATTAAAGAATCTGCATTGGGTGCTGGTGCTCGTGACGTATATCTAATTGATGAGCCTATGGCGGCAGCAATTGGTGCTGACCTTCCGGTATCCGCTGCAACTGGTTCAATAGTGGTTGATATAGGTGGTGGTACTACGGAAGTTGGTATTATTTCACTTAACGGTTTAGTTTATTCATCATCAGTGCGAATCGGTGGTGATAAGTTTGATGATGCTATTATTAACTACGTGCGTCGTAACTTTGGTAGTTTGATTGGTGAAGCAACAGCAGAGCGTATTAAACAAGAAATAGGTAGTGCATACCCAGGTGAATCTTTAGTTGAAATTGAAGTTCGTGGTCGTAACCTAGCTGAGGGCGTGCCTCGCAGTTTCACTCTAAATAGCAATGAAATTTTGGAAGCATTACAAGAACCTTTATCAGGTATTGTTAGTGCTATTATGGTTGCTCTTGAACAAGCTCCTCCGGAATTAGCGTCAGATATTTCTGAACGTGGCATGGTGCTTACTGGTGGCGGCGCGTTATTAAAAGATTTAGATCGTTTACTGGCTGAAGAGACTGGTATTCCAGTTATCGTTGCTGATGACCCACTGACGTGTGTTGCGCGTGGTGG is from Thalassotalea crassostreae and encodes:
- a CDS encoding rod shape-determining protein, whose protein sequence is MFKILRGMFSNDLSIDLGTANTLIYVKDQGIVLDEPSVVAIRQDRAGGNKSVAAVGTAAKQMLGRTPGNIEAIRPMKDGVIANFFVTEKMLQHFIKQVHSNNFLRPSPRVLVCVPCGSTQVERRAIKESALGAGARDVYLIDEPMAAAIGADLPVSAATGSIVVDIGGGTTEVGIISLNGLVYSSSVRIGGDKFDDAIINYVRRNFGSLIGEATAERIKQEIGSAYPGESLVEIEVRGRNLAEGVPRSFTLNSNEILEALQEPLSGIVSAIMVALEQAPPELASDISERGMVLTGGGALLKDLDRLLAEETGIPVIVADDPLTCVARGGGKALEMIDMHGGDLFAYE